The sequence CTCCGGGTCGTGCCGGGGGCTCCCGTCGGTCCGGGCCACCTGCGCCAGCTCGACCGCGGCTCCCAGCCGCTTGGCGGCCTCGGTGAGCGAGTCGCGGTCGGGCACCGCGGCCTCGTCGGCCAGCACCACGTCCAGGGCGAGTTTAGGGGCGTGTCGCCCCAAAACCTCCAAATGACGCTGCGGGGAGAAGCCCTCGGTTTCTCCGGGCTGCGGGGCGAGGTTCAAGGACAGCACGCGGCGCGCCTTGGTCTCCGTGAGAGCGTCCAGCAGCTCGGGCACCAGCAGGTGCGGGATGACCGAGGAGAACCAGGAGCCCGGGCCGAGCACCACCCAGTCCGCGTCCAGCACCGCCGCGACGGCCTCCGGGACGGCGGGCGGGTCGTGCGGCACCAGGTGCACGGACTGCACCTCGCCGGGCGTGAGGGCGACGGTCGCCTGCCCGCACACGGTGTCCACCTCGTCGGGCCGGGCCGGGTCGTGCCCCTTGACCAGGGCCTGCAGCTCCAGCGGCACGGCGGACATGGGCAGCACGCGCCCGTGCGCGCCGAGCAGCTTGCCGACCAGGTCCAGGGCCTGCACATGATCGCCGAGCTGCTCCCAGAGAGCGACGATCAGCAGATTGCCGACCGCGTGCTCGTGCAGGTCGCCCTGGGACTGGAAGCGGTGCTGGATGACCCGGGCCCAGGTCTGGCCCCAGTCGTCGTCGCCGCACAGCGCAGCGAGGGCCTTGCGCAGATCACCTGGCGGCAGCACGCCCAGCTCGTCGCGCAGGCGCCCGCTGGATCCGCCGTCGTCGGCCACCGTGACGACGGCGGTCAGGTCGCCGGTGATCCGGCGCAGCGCGGCGAGCGAGGCGGACAGGCCCATGCCGCCGCCGAGGGCGACGACCTTGGGCTGGGCGCCGCGCCGGCGGGCCCGGCCGCCCCGCGCCTCGGCGATCCGGCCCGCCCGGACCTCCGCCGCGGTGCGGCCCGAACGGCCCTCGGGCACCACCCGGCGCAGCCTGCTCAGCCGCGGTGTACGTTCCGTCATTCCCGTCCCATGTCCCGGTGTACGACCACCGTCTCCACGCCCTCGGCCGCGAGACGCGCGGCGAGCTTCTCCGACACGGCCACCGAGCGGTGCTTGCCGCCGGTGCAGCCGATGGCGATCGTCACATAGCGCTTGCCCTCGCGCCGGTACCCGGTCGCGATCAGCCGCAGCAGCTCGGCGTACCGGTCGAGGAACTCCTTGGCGCCGGGCTGGTTGAAGACATAGGCGGACACCTCCTCGTTGAGGCCGGTGAACGGGCGCAGCTCCGGGACCCAGTGCGGATTGGGCAGGAACCGCATGTCCGCGACCAGGTCGGCGTCGACCGGGAGGCCGTACTTGAAGCCGAAGGACATCACGGTGGCCCGCAGCTCGGGCTCTTCCTCGCCGGCGAACTGCGCGTCCATCTTGGCGCGCAGCTCGTGCACGTTGAGGCTGGAGGTGTCGATCACCAGGTCGGCGTCGCCGCGCAGCTCGCGCAGCAGCTCACGCTCGGCGGCGATGCCGTCGACGATCCGGCCGTCGCCCTGGAGGGGGTGCGGACGGCGCACCGACTCGAAGCGGCGCACCAGGGCCTCGTCGGAGGACTCCAGGAAGACGATCCGCCGGGTCACGTTCCGGGTGGCGAGGTCGGCGAGGGATTCACGCAGATTGTCGAAGAAACGCCGGCCGCGTACGTCGACGACGACCGCGATCCGCGCCACGTTGCCCTGGGAGCGGGCACCGAGCTCCACCATGGTGGGGATCAGGGCGGGCGGGAGGTTGTCCACGACGAACCAGCCGAGGTCCTCCAGACACTTCGCGGCCGTCGACCGGCCCGCTCCCGACATGCCGGAGATGATCA is a genomic window of Streptomyces griseochromogenes containing:
- a CDS encoding gluconeogenesis factor YvcK family protein, which codes for MTERTPRLSRLRRVVPEGRSGRTAAEVRAGRIAEARGGRARRRGAQPKVVALGGGMGLSASLAALRRITGDLTAVVTVADDGGSSGRLRDELGVLPPGDLRKALAALCGDDDWGQTWARVIQHRFQSQGDLHEHAVGNLLIVALWEQLGDHVQALDLVGKLLGAHGRVLPMSAVPLELQALVKGHDPARPDEVDTVCGQATVALTPGEVQSVHLVPHDPPAVPEAVAAVLDADWVVLGPGSWFSSVIPHLLVPELLDALTETKARRVLSLNLAPQPGETEGFSPQRHLEVLGRHAPKLALDVVLADEAAVPDRDSLTEAAKRLGAAVELAQVARTDGSPRHDPELLAAAYDRIFRMHGRIGPWR
- the rapZ gene encoding RNase adapter RapZ, with protein sequence MTEHDAQPTADRDQTAAEPPEAVQDNGAQVSTDVTPAGAPEAAIPELVIISGMSGAGRSTAAKCLEDLGWFVVDNLPPALIPTMVELGARSQGNVARIAVVVDVRGRRFFDNLRESLADLATRNVTRRIVFLESSDEALVRRFESVRRPHPLQGDGRIVDGIAAERELLRELRGDADLVIDTSSLNVHELRAKMDAQFAGEEEPELRATVMSFGFKYGLPVDADLVADMRFLPNPHWVPELRPFTGLNEEVSAYVFNQPGAKEFLDRYAELLRLIATGYRREGKRYVTIAIGCTGGKHRSVAVSEKLAARLAAEGVETVVVHRDMGRE